CTCCTTGTCGCCGTACAGGTGGCATCGCACCATCCGGCCCCCGCCGAGATCGGTCTCGCCCGGGTAGAGTTCCCGGCAGACGGGCATCCCCTCCGGGCAGCGGAGGTGGAAGTGGCACCCGGGGGGCGGGCGGCTCGGCGACGGCACATCGCCCTCCAGGCGGATCCGCCCGCCGCGCCCCGGCGTCTCCTGCCCGGGAATCGCCGAGAGCAGGGCCCGCGTGTACGGGTGGCAGGGCTCGTCGAAAAGACTTTCCGCCGGGCTCCGCTCGACGATCCGCCCGAGGTACATCACCGCCACCTCGTCCGCCATGTATTCGACGATGCCGAGATCGTGCGTGATGAAAAGGTACGTGAGCCGCTCGCTTCCCGCGCCCTGGAGCCGCCTCAGAAGGTTCAGGATCTGTGCCTGGATTGAGACGTCCAGGGCGCTGGCAGGTTCGTCGAGGACCAGGAACTTGGGCTCGACCGCGAGGGCCCGCGCGATGCCGATCCGCTGGCGCTGGCCGCCCGAAAATTCGTGCGGGTAGCAGCCCAGCGCATCGGCCTTGAGGCCCACGCCCTCCAGGATCCTCCTCGTCCGGTCGCGGCGCTCCTCGCGGCTGCGCCCGATGCCGTGGACCAGCATCCCTTCCTCGACAATAGCCTGGACCGTCATCCGCGGGTTGAGTGAGGAGTACGGGTCCTGGAACACGATCTGGGCCTCGCGGCGGAACTGCCGCAGCGCTTCGTCATCCAGCGCCGTGACCTCGCGTCCGCCCAATCGCACGGTGCCCGAGGTCGCCGGGAGCAGGCGGATGAGGGTCTTGCCCAGCGTCGTCTTGCCGCAGCCGGACTCCCCGACCAGCGCGAGCGTGGTTCCGCGGCGGATGGCAAGGTCCACGCCGTCGACGGCCTTGACGTGCCCGACGACCCGCTGGAAGACCCCTTTGCGGATCGGAAAGTGCTTCACGACCTGGCGGGCCTCCAGAAGCAGGCCGTCCCCGCATCGCCGCGAGGCGTCCGCCGGCGCTCGGGCCTCGGCAGATTCCTGGGATGCCGGCGGCGAAACCGTAACCGGCGGCGCGATGGGCCCGGCGTACAGGTGGCAGGCGACCGCGTGGCCGGGCTCGATCTCTTGGGGGCGCGGCTCAAGGTCCCGGCACGGCCCGAACGCGTGCGGGCAACGGTCTGAGAACCGGCAGCCGGGCGCGTAGTCCTTTGGGTCAGGCACCGTGCCCTGGATGGTCTGGAGTTGCCGCCCCCGCTGGGCCCGACTGGGCCGGCACCGCAGCAGCAACTCGGTGTAGGGATGGCATGGCCGGGCGAAGAGGGAGTCCGTGGGGGCCATTTCCACGATCTTCCCGGCATACATGACGGCCACGCGGTGCGCCATCTCCGACACGACCGCCAGGTCGTGCGTGATGAAGAGGATGGCCGTTCCGAGTCTGCGCTGGAGGTCCCGCAGGAGGTCCAGGATTTTCGCCTCCACGGTCACATCAAGCGCCGTGGTCGGCTCGTCGGCGATGAGCAACTCCGGCCGGCACGCAAGCGCCATGGCGATCATGACCCGCTGCCGCATCCCGCCCGAGAGTTGATGCGGGTACTGCGAGAGCCGTTGGAGCGGGTCCGGCATGTCCGTCAGCCGCAATGCCTCGACGGCCTCCTTGATCTGGGCCCCTCGTCCGCGAGCGAAGGCCGATGATTGCCGCACGCCTTCCGGCCGCCCGTGCCGGATGGCCTCCAGGAGTTGCGTCTTGATGGACAGCACGGGATTCAGGCTGGTCATCGGTTCCTGGAAAACCATCGCCATGTGGCGTCCGCGGACGCCGCGTTTCTCGGGCCCGGACATACGCGTGACATCGCGGCCCCCCAAGAGGATCTCCCCGCCCGCCACGTAGCCCGGCCGCGGAATGAGTTGCATGACCGAGAGGGCGGTCAGCGACTTGCCGCAGCCCGACTCCCCGACGAGACCGAGCGTCTTTCGGCTCTCGATGGCAAACGAAACGCCGTCGATCACCTTCCGGGGCTGGCCGGTGGTGCGGAAGTACGTCCGCAGATCCCTGACTTCAAGCAAGGCCACGGTTAGTCCCTCTCTCCGCGGATGCGCAGGCTGGGGTCCAAAGCGTCCCGAAGCGCATCGCCGAACAGGTTGGCCGGCAGCACGAGCGCGAACATGGCCACGAACGCCGCCGCCAGGTTCCACCAGATGACCGGGTCGCGTCCGAGTTCGCCCCGGGCCTGGTTGATCATCGAGCCCCAACTGGAGGTGTCGTGCCCGACGCCCACGCCGATGTAACTCAGGACCGCCTCGGCAAGGATCAGGTCGCTGAACCGCAGCACGACGGTGATCAGCACGAGGTGCATCAGGTTCGGGATCACGTGCCGGGCGAGCACGCGGAATCGCGAGACCCCCAGCGCGAGGGCCGCCTGAACGTACTCCTTCTCGCGCAGTTTGAGCGTTTCGCCCCTGAGCACCCGGCATAAGCCGACCCAGCCCGTCAGGCCCATCACGACGCACAGCAGCGGCAGGCGCTCGTCGCTGTTGCTGGCCTCTGAGAAGACCAGCATGAAACAGACCACCAGGAGAATCCACGGGATCGACGACAGCGTGGTGTAGAGGAACTGGACCGCATCGTCGATCCAGCCGCCGAAGAAGCCCGCCAGCACGCCGAAAAAAATGGCGAACGGGATGGCAATGAGCGTCGTCAGACCGCCGACGACCAGTCCCGTGCGGACGCTCTTGAGGGTCATGGTGAAGACGTCCTGCCCGACCTTGTCGGTTCCGAAGAGGTGCCAGCCGGGGTAATTCAAAGGCGGGTAGTCGTGGCGGCGGACGATCCGGCCGTCAACCTCCTCCTGGAGCGTCTCCTTCGTGAAGAGCCTGGCCGCGAGCGGCTCCGAATAGGTCTTCTCCTGTTTTTCGGATAGCGGCGCGCAGATGCGGTCGAGCACGGAGCGCGGCTCCGAGAGCACGGTCGCGGTCGCCGTGGTTCCATCAGCGCTGTTTCCGGCCGGGCGCTCCACGTCGCGCCACGTTACGCTGTCCAGCGCCGCGATGAGGATGTACACGCCAAGGACCGCCAGCGACACCTTCGCAAGACGATTCCGGCCGACTTGGCGCCAGGCGCTCCGCCAGAGTTCGCTCCCGCGTGCGTAAAGGAGGAACGCCGCGAACGCCCCCAGCGTGGCGGCGAGTATGCCGTTGCTGAAGATCACCGTGCGCAGCCCCGGGGTCGCTCTGAGCGCCACCGCCGCGCGCCAAATTCCGAGGGCGCCCGCCGCCAGGAGCAGGAGGGCGCCAAGGATTTTCGCGACGTCGCGCCAGGACGGGCGGCCGTAGAGGCTCCGCGTGTCGCCGGCGCCCAGCGTGATGCGCGGATCCACGAGGGTGTAACTGAAGTCCGTCATCAGGAGGCCCGCGATATAGAGGATCGCCCCGATGAAGGTCATCGACCGGATGACCGCGAAGTCCTGGGCGTGGATGGCCTCCATCGTCATGCTGCCCAGGCCGGGGATCGAGAAGAACGACTCCATCAGGAGGCTTCCCAGGAAGAGAAACGGGATGACCATCACGGCGTTCGTGAGGATGGGAATCATCGCGTTCTTGAGGACATGGCGGAAGAGCACGGCGCCTTCACCGAGGCCCTTGGCGCGGGCGGTCCTCACGTAGTCCTTCTCGATCTCCTCCAGAATAATCGTGCGGTAGTAGCGGACCGACCCGCCGATTCCCGCCACCACGCCGATGATGACCGGGAGGAAGACGAACTTTGCCGAGGACGCACCCCAATCGAAGCCGGAGATCGGGAACAGCCGCAGCCACTTGGCGAAGACAAACTGCCCGCCGATGATGTAGAACAACGTCGAAATCGACATCAGGAGCACGCACGCAACCGTGCCCCAGCGGTCAAGGTACGCCCCCCGGCAGAGCGCAATGATGAGGGCCGTGGTGATGTAAATCGCCATGCCGAGGACAAACGTGGGGACCGCAATGGCCAGGCTCGGCCCCATGCGGCGGCGGATCTCCTGGCCGATATCGCGGTCCGTCACGTCCGACCGTCCCAGGTCGAATACCACGAGCCTGGCGCATTTCCGAAAAAGCAACGTAGAGGTGATTTGGGGGAGGCCTTGTTCCTGTGCGTTGAAAAACACCGGCAAGTCATAGCCGTGGGCGCGGACCCACGCCGCAACCGCCTCCGGCGTGGCCTTCTGGCCGAGGGTCTTGCGGGCCATGTCCTCGGGTTTGTTGGCGACGAAGAACAGCAGGAAGGTGATGACAACGATGCCCAGGACAATCGGCACGGCGTACAGCAATCGGCGTATGAGATACGCGACCATCCTCTACGCCTCCCTCAGGCATCTGGCGGCCGCCCGCAAGGCCGGCAGGCTGGCAAGCAGAAGCGCCCCCATGAGCCCGATCACCGGCCACCACTCGGGCCGGTTGTGCTCGCGGCGGTAAGCGGTGCGTGCGGCCGCATCAATGCGGCGGTACTTCGCCTTGTTCAACGCCACCGCGTGCGGGTAGGCGTTTTTGAGCCAACCGTGGTAGAGTTCCATTGTCATAGGCTCGTAGCGGAAGATCCACGGGGCATCTTCGCGGAGGATGCCGACCATCTCGTCGATGATCGCCAGCCGCTCCGGCGTGTTCTCCATGCTTCGCATCCTGGCGAAAAGGGCGTCGAAACGCTCGCTGCGGTAATTGGTGACGTTTTCGCCGCCGGAGGCCACCTTCCCGTTGGGCCCGTACAAAAGGGCCAGGAACGTCTCGGGGTCGGGGTAATCCGCGATCCAGCCCCAGGCCAGGGCCTGAAAGTTCCCCGAGCGGACCTTCTCCTGGAACCGGTTGAAGTCGGTAACCTGGATGTCAAGGCCGATGCCCAGTTTGTCAAACTGCTTCTTGAAGAACGTGAGCAAGGTCCTGCTCTCGGGCGTGGGTTCCGTTGCGGCAAAACGGATGACCAGACGCTGCCCGCCAGGGCCGAACCCGTTGGGATAACCGGCCTCCGCGAGGAGTCTTTTCGCCTCCTCCAGCGGGCGGCGGACGGCACCCTGGCGCTTTTCATCCCACCGGTAGACGACCGGATTGATCCCCTCCCGGCCTTCCCGGTGCCCGAAGATACCCAGCGGGATAGGGCCCTGCGCGGGAATCCCCTGGCCGTTGGCGAAGATGGTGATCTCCTCTTCAGAGTCGAAGGCCATGCTGATCGCCTGCCTCAATTTACGTTGCTCGGGAGCGTATCCGCCGACGACGGCGTCGTCCATGTTGAACCCCAGGTAGTAGGTATGGCACGGATACGAGGTCACCAGCCGGATGCCGCGCGCGGCCATCTCGTCCGAGAGCGAGAGGTCTCCGCGGATCGTGAGCGTGACGGCCTGATTGAACACATCGCTGGTGATCGTGAGAACATCGTAGTAGCCCTGCTGAAACTTGTTCCACAGCGGGATCAGTTCCTTCTCCAGCCGCATCACGACGCGGTCGGCCATGGGCAGGCGCCGGCCGACGTCCTCGAGCATTCCCGCCGACGCCATCTCGTCGTAAGCCCGGCGGCCCTGCGCGTCGCCCTCGGCGGGCTTCGGCAGGTCCGGGTAGCGTTCGTCGCGGAAGTTCGAATTCCGCTCGAAGACGATCTGGTTGGTCGGGTCGAATTCGCGAAGGACATACGGCCCGGTGCCGACAAGGTTCTTGTCGAAGACGATGCTGCGCTCCAGAAGCACCCGCTGGTCAAAAAACTCAACCGCCTCGGGTGGAACCGGCGAGAAAAAGGGCATGGCCATCCAGTAAAGAATCTGCGGGTACGGGTGCCTGAGGACCACCTCGAACGTGTACGGGTCCACCTCGCGCACAAAAGGAAATGAATCCGCTGCGCCCGCGTCATCCAGACGGATGGGATTATAGCGTTCGTCCTGCTCCTGGTTGTAGAAGCGTCCTGCGGCGGCTTGGCGCGCCAAGCGCTCGCGCTCCAGCGCGAGCCGCAA
This genomic interval from Planctomycetota bacterium contains the following:
- a CDS encoding ABC transporter ATP-binding protein, translated to MALLEVRDLRTYFRTTGQPRKVIDGVSFAIESRKTLGLVGESGCGKSLTALSVMQLIPRPGYVAGGEILLGGRDVTRMSGPEKRGVRGRHMAMVFQEPMTSLNPVLSIKTQLLEAIRHGRPEGVRQSSAFARGRGAQIKEAVEALRLTDMPDPLQRLSQYPHQLSGGMRQRVMIAMALACRPELLIADEPTTALDVTVEAKILDLLRDLQRRLGTAILFITHDLAVVSEMAHRVAVMYAGKIVEMAPTDSLFARPCHPYTELLLRCRPSRAQRGRQLQTIQGTVPDPKDYAPGCRFSDRCPHAFGPCRDLEPRPQEIEPGHAVACHLYAGPIAPPVTVSPPASQESAEARAPADASRRCGDGLLLEARQVVKHFPIRKGVFQRVVGHVKAVDGVDLAIRRGTTLALVGESGCGKTTLGKTLIRLLPATSGTVRLGGREVTALDDEALRQFRREAQIVFQDPYSSLNPRMTVQAIVEEGMLVHGIGRSREERRDRTRRILEGVGLKADALGCYPHEFSGGQRQRIGIARALAVEPKFLVLDEPASALDVSIQAQILNLLRRLQGAGSERLTYLFITHDLGIVEYMADEVAVMYLGRIVERSPAESLFDEPCHPYTRALLSAIPGQETPGRGGRIRLEGDVPSPSRPPPGCHFHLRCPEGMPVCRELYPGETDLGGGRMVRCHLYGDKES
- a CDS encoding ABC transporter permease encodes the protein MDPRITLGAGDTRSLYGRPSWRDVAKILGALLLLAAGALGIWRAAVALRATPGLRTVIFSNGILAATLGAFAAFLLYARGSELWRSAWRQVGRNRLAKVSLAVLGVYILIAALDSVTWRDVERPAGNSADGTTATATVLSEPRSVLDRICAPLSEKQEKTYSEPLAARLFTKETLQEEVDGRIVRRHDYPPLNYPGWHLFGTDKVGQDVFTMTLKSVRTGLVVGGLTTLIAIPFAIFFGVLAGFFGGWIDDAVQFLYTTLSSIPWILLVVCFMLVFSEASNSDERLPLLCVVMGLTGWVGLCRVLRGETLKLREKEYVQAALALGVSRFRVLARHVIPNLMHLVLITVVLRFSDLILAEAVLSYIGVGVGHDTSSWGSMINQARGELGRDPVIWWNLAAAFVAMFALVLPANLFGDALRDALDPSLRIRGERD
- a CDS encoding ABC transporter substrate-binding protein, coding for MKAVSIFNHVIGPVMRGPSSSHTAGAFHIGAMALLRAAGPAACRGAALLALLAAAGCNSPYPEAEEGQSILYTTFIEEPRHLDPAQAYPFDDVVMMSNVLEPPLEFHYLKRPYALAPLTAADIPRPEPRKVVFQGKTVDAIVYTVRLAPRIRYQDHPCFVEANRRLTENDVRNVRTVWDIQPAATRELAAGDYVYAIRRLADPRLACPILSVLADYLLGMREYQESLRLALERERLARQAAAGRFYNQEQDERYNPIRLDDAGAADSFPFVREVDPYTFEVVLRHPYPQILYWMAMPFFSPVPPEAVEFFDQRVLLERSIVFDKNLVGTGPYVLREFDPTNQIVFERNSNFRDERYPDLPKPAEGDAQGRRAYDEMASAGMLEDVGRRLPMADRVVMRLEKELIPLWNKFQQGYYDVLTITSDVFNQAVTLTIRGDLSLSDEMAARGIRLVTSYPCHTYYLGFNMDDAVVGGYAPEQRKLRQAISMAFDSEEEITIFANGQGIPAQGPIPLGIFGHREGREGINPVVYRWDEKRQGAVRRPLEEAKRLLAEAGYPNGFGPGGQRLVIRFAATEPTPESRTLLTFFKKQFDKLGIGLDIQVTDFNRFQEKVRSGNFQALAWGWIADYPDPETFLALLYGPNGKVASGGENVTNYRSERFDALFARMRSMENTPERLAIIDEMVGILREDAPWIFRYEPMTMELYHGWLKNAYPHAVALNKAKYRRIDAAARTAYRREHNRPEWWPVIGLMGALLLASLPALRAAARCLREA